The window CAGCAGTATTTGATCAACATGTCCCTTTCCATAATCTACTCGGACTCGATATCAAGCGTTATGACATTGATGGCGTTGAAGTCGTGATCAACATGAAGCCTGAGCTAATTGGCAATATCCACCAGCAAATCCTCCACGGCGGTGTGACAGCAACGGTACTCGATGTGGTTGGCGGACTCACCGCCTTTGCAGGACTGGTTGCCAGTCGTGATGATTGGACGGTCGAAGAGCTGCAGCAACGCCTGCAAACCCTAGGCACTATCGACATGCGCGTCGATTATCTGCGGCCGGGGCGCGGCCTCACCTTTACCGGGACGGGCAGCGTGATCCGTGCGGGCAATCGGGTGTCTGTGTGCCGCATGGAATTGCATAATGAGCAAGGCACACATATCGCTTTTGGGACAGGCACTTATATGGTGGGCTAGCCGCTTCACCGCAGAACACTCATTTACCGTCTTAAAGTTCAAAGCCAGTAAACATCTTGATTAGTAAGATGTTTACTGGCGTTGATCGGCCATTCAATCTCTTATCGAGATATTCTGTAACCAAAAGAACGCGGCGATGCCCTTGAGTCAGCGGTCAGACACACCTACAATCGCCGTCTTGTTGTCCTTCGAAGATGTCTCATGCAAGATCTTGAATACCGCAAAGGGATCCTACTCGCCGTCAGTGCTTACTGCATGTGGGGTTTTGCGCCTTTATATTTCAAATTACTCAATCATGTCTCCGCCACCGAAATTTTGCTCCATCGGGTGATTTGGTCATTCGTGTTTATGCTGATCATCATGCAGTTTATCGGCGGGTTCTCACGCTTACGCTTACTGTTTAAACAACCTAAACAGCTGATGGTTCTCACCATTACTTCCATACTGATCGCGGGAAACTGGCTGCTATTTATCTGGGCGGTGAATAACGATCACATGCTCGATGCCAGCCTAGGTTACTTTATTAACCCTCTGCTCAACGTCTTGCTTGGTATGTTATTTCTAGGCGAAAGGTTACGTAAGCTGCAATGGTTTGCGGTCGCACTCGCCAGTGCTGGTGTGTTGATCCAATTAATCTCTTTTGGCTCTATTCCAATTGTCTCACTGGCACTCGCGGGCACCTTTGGTTTCTATGCGCTGCTGCGAAAAAAGGTCAATGTGGATGCTAAGGCTGGCTTATTGGTCGAAACCGCAGTGTTATTACCAGTCGCGCTAATTTACCTGGTCGCGACCTTAGACACAGCGACAGCAAGCATGCTGACAAACGATTGGCAACTGAATCTGATGTTAATGGCAGCGGGAATAGTGACCACGATTCCTTTACTCTGTTTTGCAGGGGCGGCGGTACGGATTCCATTGTCTATGCTTGGATTTTTCCAATATATCGGCCCAAGTATTATGTTCATCCTAGCAGTGAGTCTGTTTAATGAGCCCTTCGATGCAGAAAAAGGCGTGACCTTCGGCTTTATCTGGAGCGCGCTGCTCGTTTTTACCTTAGATATGGCCTATAAACGCAAAGCGGCGTGATCATTATCACGCCGATACACAGTTACAGAAGTGATGATGACTTCTGTAACTGTGCTAAAAATTCACTCCCTTGCGGCACTGTCAGTAATAAACTGTAGCCTTTAGTCGTTGGCACTAACACTAACTGCGATTTATCTGTTATCGCCAGAAATGCTCTACCTTTTCCCTGCAAATTAAACCAGCCTAATTGAAACCCTGGCATGCCTATGCCGTTGGTTTTAAAGCTCGGCGTTAAATCTGCCTCTTGCTGCAAATCGACTATGCGCGCCTCGGCGGGCAATAAATCCGCGCGGGATAACTGCACTTTATAGAAGGGCACATCCACTGTGAGTTCAGCATCGGTTAACACTAACTCGGCACTATTGGATTGATAAAAAACCCATGAAAATCCGCCCATCATCACCAGCAATATGCCTAAACTCGCCGACTTCGCTATCTTTGGCATATTTTTTAGCCATAACATCAGCAAGATACCCGCTAAACCGAGCAATAAGACGATAAAACTGAAGATAGAGGTCTGGGTGAAAGGGGCGAGTTCGAAGTATTGAGGACTCATTGGCAGCATCTCCCGTGCAGTGAAGCCTTAATCTGCCAACAAAGACATATTATGTCAACAAAAATGCCAGCGCTAATATGAGTACTAGGCTGGCATTGAGTGGATTGATTTAGAACGGCTTAGAGATCGAGCGCGAGAATTTTTGAACGACGTTGATAGTTATACAACTGCTTTTTCTTCTGTGGCAGCGCTTCAACATCTTCAATCACAAAACCATGCTCGAGGAACCAGTGAATGCTCCGAGTTGTCAGCGCAAACAAGCGTGAATAACCGCGGTTTCTGGCCTGATTGATAATGTTCTTCAGCAGTAAGCTCCCTCTGTCGGCATCGCGATAATCGGGATGCACCACCAAACAGGCAAACTCGCCCGCATTGTCCTCTTCAAAAGGATAGAGCGCAGCGCAACCAATCACTAAACCATCACGCTCAATCAGCATGAACTGTTCGATTTCGATCTCAAGCTGCTCACGACTACGACGCACCAGAATGCCTTGTTCCTCCAATGGACGAATAAGGTTCAGTACACCGCCAATATCAGCGATCGACGCACAGCGTAAACGCTCGGCACTCTCAGTCACGATTTGCGTGCCTATCCCTTCGCGAGAAAACAGTTCCTGCAGCAAAGCGCCATCTTCGAGGTAGCTGACTAAGTGACAACGCGGTACGCCATTACGGCAAGCATCGATACTGGCTTTCAAAAAAGCCATAGTGCCTACGCAGGCAGAACCTTGCTCGGCCAGCTTGCTCATGATGTTTTGCGCATCGTTTGGCATCAATTCGGCAATCACGTCGCCATTGCGATCGAGAATACCGTTCTGTGAGCTAAAACCGATCATCTTGTCGGCTTTGAGCTTGATCGCCACTTGGGTCGCGATTTCCTCGGCGGTTAAATTAAAGCTTTCACCGGTCACAGAAGCTGCAATCGGCCCCATCAACACGATGCAGTGATTATCTAACTGACGTTTTAAGCCTTGCACATCGATACGACGCACTCTGCCGCTTAAGCAAAAATCGATGCCGTTATCCACGCCTAATGGCTGGGCAATCACAAAGTTGCCGCTCACTAAGTTAATTTGCGCACCTTGCATCGGCGTATTGCTTAAGCTCATGGATAAACGCGCTGTGATATCAAATTGCAGTGCACCCGCAACTTGCTTGATCACTTTGAGCGAGTCTTCATCCGTAATACGCACGCCTTCGTGGTAGGCAGGTTCGATACCATTGACGGCTAATGCAGCATCAATCTGCGGCCTAGCGCCATATACCAACACCACTTTAATCCCTAAACTGTGCAGCAGGGCGACATCATTTAAGATGGCGCGGAAGTGATTCTGAGCCAAAGCTTCACCACCCAGCATGACCACAAAAGTTTTACCTCTGTGAGCATTAACATAGGGGGCAGAGTGACGAAATCCATCAACCAGTTCAGTGGTACGCACGCGTTATTTACACCTCATTTTTGAGCTGGCAGCGTCACGATGACATGCCAGGAATGAATCGCTAACTTTCGCGTATGTTATTGCATTTTAATTCACATATAAAGAATTTATTCTCACTAAAGCGCAGTTTTAATGATTTAAAGTGCTTAGAACTGCACTATTTTATATTTTCAGCAAGTGTTCACACTTTTTTAACTTCACAGGGGATGATTCAGCGGCTTAAGTTTGCGAGGCAATTATCTCAACTTGATGACTAACTACTAAAAAAAGCGCAAAAAAAAGCCCCTTAAATAAGGGGCTTTTCTCGAAACAGTAACCAAGGATTACTTGATTTTTGCTTCTTTGTAGATAACGTGCTGACGAATAACTGGATCAAATTTTTTGATTTCCATTTTTTCAGGCATGTTACGCTTGTTTTTTTCAGTTGTGTAGAAGTGACCAGTTTTAGCTGTAGAAACTAATTTGATCTTCTCACGATTACCTTTAGCTTTAGCCATGATCTATTATACCTTCTCGCCACGAGCACGAAGTTCAGCAACAACAACTTCGATACCTTTTTTGTCGATCAGACGAATACCTTTAGTAGATACACGTAACTGTACGAAACGCTTTTCTTCTTCTAACCAAAAACGGTGGTTTTGTAGGTTAGGTAAAAAACGACGACGGGTCGCGTTTTTTGCGTGCGAACGGTTGTTACCAACCATCGGCTTCTTGCCAGTAACTTGGCATACTCTTGACATGTCAATCTTCTCCAAAAACAATTTTAACGCTCGAGCATTAATGTGCCTCGTATGGCCGTCGCCCGAGGCACAAAGAGGGCGCATTTTATACACGATCACAGAGTGAAGATCAAGTGTTAGATTAATTAATCCAGCCTCGTTCTGCAAAAGAAACTATCTCTCGATCACCTACAACCATATGGTCCAATAAGGATACGTCTATGGTTGCTAACGCATTTTTTAATCGCTCAGTTATTCGTCGGTCAGCCTGACTGGGCTCGGCAATACCAGACGGATGATTATGACAAACTATAACTGCTGCGGCCTTTTTCTCCAGCACTAAGCTCACCACTTCACGTGGGTACACTGAGGCTGAGTCTATTGTACCGCGGAATAATTCGACAAATTGAATCACTCTATGCTGGCTATCCAGCAGTAAAACTGCGAACACTTCATAGGAGCGATCTGCCAATTGTCTCATTAAATAGTCCCGAGTTAAATCGGGATTTGTTAAAACTTGACCTCTTTGCAGATTTTCCTGCGCTACACGCCGCGCTAATTCGGCCGCAGCTTGAAGCTGGGCGTATTTTACAGGTCCTACGCCCGGAAGTCGACACACCTGATTTCGAGGAGCACAAAGCAGGTTTCTGAGGCCGCCAAACTCGCTAATAAGCGACCTTGCAAGATCAACCGCGTTTAATCCCGCCAAACCGTTCCGCAATAATACCGCCAATAACTCCGCATCCGACAGCTGCCCCGCCCCTTTTTGTAACAGTTTATCTCTGGGACCTTCCCCCTCGGGCCAATCTTTAATGCCCATGCGACCTCCCTGTCATCTCACATATTTTCACTTTACTGAGTATGGACGAGATTTTTTGAACTGGGAGAGTCACTAAAATTCACCGCTTTGTGATATTGTTGGCGGCATTATTTCTATCTCGGATGATGTCTGTGAGTCTGACAAATAAAAACGTCCTGCTGGGCATTGGCGGCGGTATTGCGGCCTATAAAAGTGCTGATTTAGTCCGTCGCTTAAAAGAGCGTGGCTTTGATGTGCGCGTGGTGATGAGCCAAAGTGCGATGGAATTTATCACGCCTTTGACGCTGCAAGCGTTATCTGGACATCCCGTTGCCTCAAGCCTACTCGATCCTGCGGCAGAAGCAGCCATGGGCCACATCGAACTCGCTCGTTGGGCAGATCTCGTCATCATCGCCCCTGCAACCGCAAACCTATTGGCGCGGATTAATGCCGGCATGGCCGATGAGCTGATCACCACCACTTGTCTTGCCACTGAGGCGCCTATCGCCCTGTGTCCGGCAATGAATCAGCAGATGTACCGTAATCTGGCAACGCAGGCGAATTTAACCAGCCTGGCATCCCGCGGCTTTACCCTTTGGGGACCTGCAAGTGGCAGTCAGGCCTGTGGTGAAGTCGGCCCTGGTCGTATGCTAGAGCCATTAGACATCGCCGAACGGGCTACGCAGTTTTTTGCCACTCATGACGCCGTTGAACTTAAGCCACTCGCAGGACAGTCAATACTGATTACCGCAGGGCCAACCCGTGAGGCAATTGATCCCGTCAGATACATTTCGAATCACAGTTCTGGAAAAATGGGCTTTGCCTTAGCCAAAGCCGCGGCAGATATGGGCGCAACAGTCACCTTAGTCTCTGGCCCAGTGAATCTAAGCACCCCAGAAGGCGTGACCCGCATTGATGTTGAATCGGCGCAAAATATGCTTGACGCTGTGATGGAACACGTTGATAAAAAAGATATTTTTATTGGCTGCGCCGCCGTTGCTGATTATCGCATTAGCGACATCGCAGCCTGTAAGATCAAAAAATCGGCAGAAGAAATGCAACTTGCGCTGGTGAGGAATCCTGATATCTTAGCCACGGTTGCGAGCTTACCTAACCGTCCTTTTGTGGTGGGATTCGCCGCAGAAACCCATGATGTAGAAGCCTATGCGCGCGATAAACTCAAACGTAAAAACTTGAATATGATCGCCGCGAACGACGTTTCCGTTGCTGGTCTAGGCTTTAATGCCGATGCCAATGCCCTGCGAGTGTTCTGGCCGCACGGCAGTCAAGACTTGCCTGCCACTGACAAACTCACGCTGGCGCGGCAATTACTTTCGTTGATAGTGAAAGAAAAAACAAATACATGAAAACACCGATTGAATTAAAAATTCTCGACTCCCGTATCGGCTCAGAATTTCCTTTACCTGCCTACGCTACACCTGGCAGTGCAGGCATGGATCTTCGTGCCATGATCGACACGACTTTGACTATAGCACCGGGTGAAACCGTGCTTATTCCAACGGGGATTGCCATTCATGTTGCCGATCAAGGACTGGCTGCAGTGATTTTGCCGCGCTCAGGTCTTGGCCATAAACACGGTATCGTACTGGGGAATCTGGTCGGACTCATAGATTCAGATTACCAAGGACCCTTAATGGTGTCTTGCTGGAATCGTAGCGACAGTCCTTTTGCCTTAGAAATTGGCGATCGTCTCGCACAACTGGTGTTTGTTCCTGTAGTACAAGCACAATTCAAACTCGTTGATGAGTTCGACAGCTCAGATCGTGGTGAAGGCGGATTTGGCCATTCAGGCACTAAATAATCCCCTAAGTCGTTATTGAGCCAAGGATACTGCAATGGCTGTAAGCCCAAAAATTAATCGTCGTGAACATATTTTGCAATGCCTAGCGCAAATGCTAGAAACCAACCCAGGACAAAGGATCACCACAGCGAAACTGGCCTCAGAAGTCGGTGTATCGGAAGCCGCCCTATACCGTCACTTCCCGAGTAAAGCACGGATGTTCGAAGGCTTAATCGAATTTATCGAAGAGTCGTTATTGTCGCGCATCAATTTAATCATGGATGACGAAAAAGACACCATGAAGCGCTGCCAACTCGTGCTGCAACTGTTACTGATCTTTGCCGAGCGTAACCCGGGTATTTCCCGCGTCCTCAATGGTGATGCGCTGCTAGGAGAAAACGAACGCCTGCGGAGCCGTATTAGTAACTTATTTGCCAAAATTGAAACCCAGTTAAAGCAAATTCTACGGGAAAAAACCCTGCGGGAAGGCAAAGGCTTCAACTTAGACGAAGCCATATTAGCCAATTTACTGTTAGCCTTTGCCGAAGGGCGAATCGCTCAATTTGTACGAAGTGAATTCAAACTCAAACCTACCACACACTTCGATGAACAGTGGCGTTTTATCCAACATCAGCTTTTACAAAGCTAATGATTTTTCAACATAAAGGACGGTAACTATCGTCCTTTATTTTTAACCTTCCCTTCTTGTCTCACTAGCACTTTTGTTTTATCCTCGAAAAAACATTTTCAGAACAAAAAACACAATAAATTTACAAGGATGTCAGATGAAACTCTTCCGATTAGCGACTTTAGCTACGCTTTGCTTGCCTATGCTGTCCCTACATACTTTTGCAGCCGATACCACTGCAAGCAATACCTTATTGCTTGCACAGCAGTTCAGTAAAGGTGATGAATATTCAAATGTTAAAATATCTCCTACTGGTAAATACTTAAGTGCAATCACGAGTGTCGAGGGGAAAAATGTTCTCTTAGTCTTAGATGCTCAAACCAAAAAACTCCTTAATGCGATACGCTTTCCCAGTAACGCTCAAGTCGGCGACTATGAATGGGCCAATAATGAGCGACTGGTACTGGCGAAAGAATACCTAAAAGGCTGGAGAGATGTTCCGCAGTACTACGGAGAATTATTGGCCGTGAATGCCGATGGTTCACGAAAGGCTTATCTATTTGGCTTCGAAAGTGGCGAACAACAAACAGGTTCAAATATTAAGAAAAATACTGCAATAAATGCCACAGCATTTATTCTCGATCCTCTGCCAGATGATGAGCGCTATATGCTGGTCAACGCTATTCCATGGAATAACGAGAGCAGCCTGAATATTGAATTAAAACAAGATGTATATCGAGTCGACCTGTTTACTGGGGTTCGTAAACGCATAACAGGAGCCCCGATAGGTCAAGCACGTTTTATGACAGATCATGAGGGTGAAGTCCGCTTCGTTGCAGGTGAGGACAGTAAAAACATCACTAAAGTGTTCTACCGCAAAGACGGTGACTGGATAAATACCGACAAGCTAAACCTAGGCCTAACCGACTTTCAGCCACTTTCCTTCGCCGATGATAAAAATGCGATTTATGCCGCTGGTCGCTCTCAAGGCGAAACCTTAGGGGTTTACAAGATTAATCTAGAAACGGGCGATAAGAGCGAGATTATTCAAGATAAAAACGTTGATCCCAGCAATTTTTGGATTAACGGCACCAATAAACAACTTTACGCCGTCGAGTTTGAAAATGGCTACCCAAGTTATGCCTTCGTCGATAATGAAGATTCGCACGCTAAATTACTAAAAGATCTGCTTGGTGCCCTCCCAGGCCATCAAGTCCGAATTGTTAGCGAAACCCGAGATGCTGAAAAACTCGTTGTAGTTGCATTTAACGATCGTAATCCTGGTGATTACTACATATTTGATACGAAAAAACTGAAACTTGAATATCTAGCAGCCGCTAAAAAATGGCTCGACCCAGAGCAAATGGCGGAGGTAAAACCCATCAGTTTCACCAGTCGTGATGGTAAAACAATCAACGGTTATTTAACGCTACCTTTCGGTAAAGAAGCTAAAAATCTGCCCTTAGTTGTCAATCCGCACGGTGGTCCACACGGTATCCGTGACTGGTGGGGCTTTGACCCGCAAAACCAATATCTAGCGAGCCAAGGCATAGCAGTTCTACAAGTCAACTTCCGTGGTTCTGGCGGGTATGGCGATCAATTTGAACGTGCAGGTTATCAAAAATGGGGCTCAGATATACAACACGATATCATCGACGGTACCCAATATGTCATTGACCAAGGTTTCGCCGATAAGGAGCGTATCTGTATCGTTGGCGGCAGTTTTGGTGGTTACAGCGCCTTGCAGAGCGCCGTACTTTCTCCAGATATGTTTAAATGCGCCATAGGTGTAGCTGGCGTATATGATCTTGAATTGATGTTTAATGAAGGCGATGTTGCCAGTAGACGCTCAGGCACTAGCTACCTCAAAGAAGTTCTTGGCCAAGATAAAGCGGTACTCAAAGCAATGTCTCCTTCTGAAAATGTCGATAAACTCAAAGCAAACATACTATTGGTGCATGGTGGTGAAGATGATCGAGCGCCAATTGAGCAACTCGAATCCCTCGAAAAAGGCCTAAAAGCTCACAATTATCCTTACCAAAAACTGGTAATGGACAATGAAGGGCACGGTTTTTATAACGATGAGCATAGAGCGAAATATTATGAACAAATGCTCAGCTTCCTAAAAACTAATCTAAAACTTTAGGATTGACTCAAACTTGCCGTCACTGCCAGTCTAAACTCGATTGGCAGTGGCTGATTTAAAGCCGATATCCGATAAGGACTATCGGCTTTTTCATGTGGCTCATGAGCGTTTTTCGGTATGAATTATCTGCAATTCGCGTTATCCTCCTCCCCCTATTCTTGCCCTAGCGAGAATAACAATAATTTGTATCTGATGCTGAACAGCCCAAGTACCACTCGATGCTCAGCATAGGTTTTCTGTTATAGCCGCTACGACGTAGTGGAGGATAAGATGGCATTAAGTGAAGCAGCAGTAAAAGTACAAGCCGCGTTATTAGAACGTGGACTTGAAACCCCAATGCTCCCAAGCGTTTACAGCAGTGAAGAACGTAAAGACAAGATTGAACATCATATGAAAGAAATCCTGACATTAATGTCATTGGATCTGTCAGACGATAGCC of the Shewanella baltica genome contains:
- the rpmB gene encoding 50S ribosomal protein L28 encodes the protein MSRVCQVTGKKPMVGNNRSHAKNATRRRFLPNLQNHRFWLEEEKRFVQLRVSTKGIRLIDKKGIEVVVAELRARGEKV
- a CDS encoding alpha/beta hydrolase family protein translates to MKLFRLATLATLCLPMLSLHTFAADTTASNTLLLAQQFSKGDEYSNVKISPTGKYLSAITSVEGKNVLLVLDAQTKKLLNAIRFPSNAQVGDYEWANNERLVLAKEYLKGWRDVPQYYGELLAVNADGSRKAYLFGFESGEQQTGSNIKKNTAINATAFILDPLPDDERYMLVNAIPWNNESSLNIELKQDVYRVDLFTGVRKRITGAPIGQARFMTDHEGEVRFVAGEDSKNITKVFYRKDGDWINTDKLNLGLTDFQPLSFADDKNAIYAAGRSQGETLGVYKINLETGDKSEIIQDKNVDPSNFWINGTNKQLYAVEFENGYPSYAFVDNEDSHAKLLKDLLGALPGHQVRIVSETRDAEKLVVVAFNDRNPGDYYIFDTKKLKLEYLAAAKKWLDPEQMAEVKPISFTSRDGKTINGYLTLPFGKEAKNLPLVVNPHGGPHGIRDWWGFDPQNQYLASQGIAVLQVNFRGSGGYGDQFERAGYQKWGSDIQHDIIDGTQYVIDQGFADKERICIVGGSFGGYSALQSAVLSPDMFKCAIGVAGVYDLELMFNEGDVASRRSGTSYLKEVLGQDKAVLKAMSPSENVDKLKANILLVHGGEDDRAPIEQLESLEKGLKAHNYPYQKLVMDNEGHGFYNDEHRAKYYEQMLSFLKTNLKL
- the coaBC gene encoding bifunctional phosphopantothenoylcysteine decarboxylase/phosphopantothenate--cysteine ligase CoaBC, whose product is MMSVSLTNKNVLLGIGGGIAAYKSADLVRRLKERGFDVRVVMSQSAMEFITPLTLQALSGHPVASSLLDPAAEAAMGHIELARWADLVIIAPATANLLARINAGMADELITTTCLATEAPIALCPAMNQQMYRNLATQANLTSLASRGFTLWGPASGSQACGEVGPGRMLEPLDIAERATQFFATHDAVELKPLAGQSILITAGPTREAIDPVRYISNHSSGKMGFALAKAAADMGATVTLVSGPVNLSTPEGVTRIDVESAQNMLDAVMEHVDKKDIFIGCAAVADYRISDIAACKIKKSAEEMQLALVRNPDILATVASLPNRPFVVGFAAETHDVEAYARDKLKRKNLNMIAANDVSVAGLGFNADANALRVFWPHGSQDLPATDKLTLARQLLSLIVKEKTNT
- a CDS encoding thioesterase family protein; translation: MTSPIQAEALRRVAAVFDQHVPFHNLLGLDIKRYDIDGVEVVINMKPELIGNIHQQILHGGVTATVLDVVGGLTAFAGLVASRDDWTVEELQQRLQTLGTIDMRVDYLRPGRGLTFTGTGSVIRAGNRVSVCRMELHNEQGTHIAFGTGTYMVG
- the rpmG gene encoding 50S ribosomal protein L33, whose product is MAKAKGNREKIKLVSTAKTGHFYTTEKNKRNMPEKMEIKKFDPVIRQHVIYKEAKIK
- a CDS encoding PH domain-containing protein — protein: MSPQYFELAPFTQTSIFSFIVLLLGLAGILLMLWLKNMPKIAKSASLGILLVMMGGFSWVFYQSNSAELVLTDAELTVDVPFYKVQLSRADLLPAEARIVDLQQEADLTPSFKTNGIGMPGFQLGWFNLQGKGRAFLAITDKSQLVLVPTTKGYSLLLTVPQGSEFLAQLQKSSSLL
- the slmA gene encoding nucleoid occlusion factor SlmA, whose translation is MAVSPKINRREHILQCLAQMLETNPGQRITTAKLASEVGVSEAALYRHFPSKARMFEGLIEFIEESLLSRINLIMDDEKDTMKRCQLVLQLLLIFAERNPGISRVLNGDALLGENERLRSRISNLFAKIETQLKQILREKTLREGKGFNLDEAILANLLLAFAEGRIAQFVRSEFKLKPTTHFDEQWRFIQHQLLQS
- the rarD gene encoding EamA family transporter RarD encodes the protein MQDLEYRKGILLAVSAYCMWGFAPLYFKLLNHVSATEILLHRVIWSFVFMLIIMQFIGGFSRLRLLFKQPKQLMVLTITSILIAGNWLLFIWAVNNDHMLDASLGYFINPLLNVLLGMLFLGERLRKLQWFAVALASAGVLIQLISFGSIPIVSLALAGTFGFYALLRKKVNVDAKAGLLVETAVLLPVALIYLVATLDTATASMLTNDWQLNLMLMAAGIVTTIPLLCFAGAAVRIPLSMLGFFQYIGPSIMFILAVSLFNEPFDAEKGVTFGFIWSALLVFTLDMAYKRKAA
- the radC gene encoding RadC family protein, giving the protein MGIKDWPEGEGPRDKLLQKGAGQLSDAELLAVLLRNGLAGLNAVDLARSLISEFGGLRNLLCAPRNQVCRLPGVGPVKYAQLQAAAELARRVAQENLQRGQVLTNPDLTRDYLMRQLADRSYEVFAVLLLDSQHRVIQFVELFRGTIDSASVYPREVVSLVLEKKAAAVIVCHNHPSGIAEPSQADRRITERLKNALATIDVSLLDHMVVGDREIVSFAERGWIN
- the dut gene encoding dUTP diphosphatase, giving the protein MKTPIELKILDSRIGSEFPLPAYATPGSAGMDLRAMIDTTLTIAPGETVLIPTGIAIHVADQGLAAVILPRSGLGHKHGIVLGNLVGLIDSDYQGPLMVSCWNRSDSPFALEIGDRLAQLVFVPVVQAQFKLVDEFDSSDRGEGGFGHSGTK
- the argA gene encoding amino-acid N-acetyltransferase, yielding MRTTELVDGFRHSAPYVNAHRGKTFVVMLGGEALAQNHFRAILNDVALLHSLGIKVVLVYGARPQIDAALAVNGIEPAYHEGVRITDEDSLKVIKQVAGALQFDITARLSMSLSNTPMQGAQINLVSGNFVIAQPLGVDNGIDFCLSGRVRRIDVQGLKRQLDNHCIVLMGPIAASVTGESFNLTAEEIATQVAIKLKADKMIGFSSQNGILDRNGDVIAELMPNDAQNIMSKLAEQGSACVGTMAFLKASIDACRNGVPRCHLVSYLEDGALLQELFSREGIGTQIVTESAERLRCASIADIGGVLNLIRPLEEQGILVRRSREQLEIEIEQFMLIERDGLVIGCAALYPFEEDNAGEFACLVVHPDYRDADRGSLLLKNIINQARNRGYSRLFALTTRSIHWFLEHGFVIEDVEALPQKKKQLYNYQRRSKILALDL